In the Saccharococcus thermophilus genome, CATGGCTGGGAAAGCCGTATCACGGTCAAGGGTATAACCGCCGTGCAAAAGAGGCGTTTTTCCATGAACTATTTTATGAACTTTCCATCGAAACGGTATTTATGCGCATTCGCAAAGTTAACATCCGCTCCATTAAAGCGGCGGAAAAACTGCCGTACGTCACGCCGGCAAACGAGACAAGAAAAAACCTGCTCGAACAAATTGGAGCGGATGTGTACAATTTATACGAAATCACAAAAGATAACTACACATTATATACACTCCGCCATCCTTCCACCATCGAAGAAGAACAACGAAAAGAAGCGTAATTTCACATGCATAAAATAGAACGACAGCGGGCAAACTAAAGATAAACAAATTTTCACAAGAGTGAGGGGCAAAGCATGGCGGAAAAACGAAGAGTCGAAAAAACAAAAAGTACGTTAACGAGAGCACAAGAAATAGCGTATTCCCGCGATTTTAAATTAGCCGACCAAGCCGGCGGCTATACGGCAAAAAGATCGAAACATTAGAAAACATTGTTATTTATACTTTTTAGCGCTACCGCCATCCTAAGTAGTGAATCGTACGATTCACATTATGGCTTAGGAGGCATAAACGATGGGTCGATCTCGTGGACAAAAAACACGTGATAAAAACAAAGTTACTTTGCCGCAAGTTCCAAAACAGCTGAAATCCGACGGACTAGACGTCGAATATTCCCGCGAATTTGCCGATTATGAAGATCTAGAAGCACAAGCGCGCGCGCAAGCCGCAGGCATTCGCCAAAGCAAAGCGCGCAAAAAATAATCCTATTTTCGCAAGGCAGCGGTTTACGCTGCCTTTATGTTGTTTCCCCTTCGAGCTGCAAAACATCGCTATACCGTTTATAGAACAGACCAAGCTCTCCTTTATAATTTTCTTTCCACGGCTTATCTTTTCCGCAATAATGAATAAATATAGTATTTTCCAAAATCCAATACAAATCGTGCTTTGGATTCGGCAACAGTTGAATCATATCGTAATAGCGGGCATCATAATTATAACGATAGCCATCTACTGGTTTAATTTTGTCCCAATACAATCCGTTTAGTACATCTTGGTCAGGGAGCACGAGCTTAAAGCGATTTTCACGGATGAACTGATAAATATCTTCCATACGAACCTCTTTTCTCATCATCTCCAAGTTCATCATCATGACGCCAGTATTAAAATATCCCTTTGCATTCGGTGTTTTCAGCCTCAGCTTATTAAATAGATTCGTTACTTTCGTAGAGTGGGTATGCTCGGCGGCGATAAACATATTTCCTTCAAAATCCATATCATACAATTCATCGATTGGATTAATGGCGACAATGTCGGGGTCAAGGTACAAAACACGATCTAAATGCAACGGTAAAAACTGATGGGCGGCAAGCCGATAGTACATTTCTGCTGTGTAATGGCGAAATACAGGCGCATCGGCAAACAACTCTGAATCTACATAAATCGGCACGAGCTGATGCCCTTGCCTCTCCACAAACTGTTTTAATAATTCTATTTCTATATCAGGGATGCGGGAATACAATAAATAAAACGTAAATGGTCGGTTGTTATTGCGAAACAAAGAATTCATCAGCACTTTGAGCGGCGGAAGGTAATTGGCGTCTAGCGTCACGAGAACATGAAACATCCATCATCACTTCCTTGTCCATATCATCAGTAAAAAATAGACCATTCCCTCCTTACAATTATATATATAAATATCATTGGATGTTTCTCCTTTTTCACGGTTTCCGGCAAATTTCCCAACGACGCAAAGAAACGTGCAATTTTGCTTCCTATCAGCAAGACACCGTTCCATAGGCTGAAAACACGGCTGTCAAACGAAGAAGCAATTTCCTTATGGATGGAAAATAAAAAACAGCCCATAGGCTGCCAGCTAGTATATCGTTTTTCCTGTATCAGCCACGGCGTGGACGAGAAAATCGTTGAAATAGTTTCATGATCAACAAAGACGTCATCGAAGCCAGCATGGCAGATATAAACAACATGCCAAAATTCGGCCTGACAAATTGCACTTCCGCTGGCGCCTGTGCCGCTTCTGACCATAGTTTTGCCGGATCAGGCGTATACAGCCACGTCAGGACGATTCCGGAGCCTATTTGAATCGTCATAAAAATAAGCAGAAAACTAAACAAAAATACAATATATTTTTTCATTCTATCCCTCCTTCCATTACGTCTTACGAAGTTTGTCTTCAAAAGTTTCATTTTTCTTCCAAAAAGAAAAAAAAACAGCAGCCTTCCGCTGCTGTTTGATCATCCGTGAACCGCTGCAAATCCCGGTACACCGTCAAATAAGTAAAGATTTTCTGTTTTAATGCAATCATATCCCGCCGCAACAAGCTGGCTGTATAATTCGGCAATTTGCCGATGTTCGATCGTTTCGCCTTGTTCCGCATGGAAGCGGCAGCGCCAATGGTCGGTGCAGAACGTTTCCGGAAGTCCTCCTGGATATACCTTCACTCCGCGGTTCGTAATAACCCGAAGCTTGAGGTTGCCAACTTTAAATTGCTCCAACGCTTTGCCGAGCTCTTCCGCCGTGCCTTTATCCCAATCAAGGAAAATGTCCACGCCAAATAATTCTTTCTTTTGTTTTTGCCGCGGCTTTAGCACCGCATGCAATTTTGGCGCTTCTTTGTAGGAAACTGGCGAAAGTTTTTCCGGAAGCTGGCCGAGACGGTCGATGACCGCTTTTGCAAACTCTTTTGTTCCCACTTGCTGTTTGCTGATTCCTTCGCGGTAAATGTCAAACGTATGGATGCCGTCTTCAATCGTTTTTAGCCAAGCGTTATGCACGCGCGACGCTACTTCCGGCTGGCCGATATGCTGCAGCATCATCACCGCTGCTAAAAGCAATCCGGATGGATTGGCAAGGTTTTTTCCGGCAAGCGGCGGCGCCGATCCGTGAACCGCTTCAAACATTGCGCATTGATCGCCGATATTCGCCGAACCGCCAAGACCGACAGAACCAGAAATCTGCGCCGCAATATCGGACATAATATCGCCGTATAAGTTTGGCATGACAATGACATCAAATTCTTCTGGGCTATTGGCCAATTTTGCCGCGCCGATATCGACAATCCACGTTTCTTTTTCAATATCTGGATACTCTTTGCCGATTTCGTCAAACATGCGATGGAAAATGCCGTCTGTCAACTTCATAATGTTGTCTTTCACAAAACAGGTTACTTTTTTGCGGCCGTAGCTGCGCGCATATTCAAACGCATAGCGGATCACTTTTTCCGAACCAGGCTGGGTAATCAATTTCAAACATTGATATACTTGTTCCGTTTGGCGATGCTCGATGCCGGCGTACAAATCTTCTTCATTTTCGCGAATAATGACGACATCCATATTTGGATGTTTCGTTTCGACAAACGGATAATACGCTACAGCTGGTCTAACATTTGCGTAAAGACCAAGCGCCTTGCGAATCGTAACGTTTAAACTTTTATAGCCCCCTCCTTGCGGTGTCGTAATCGGTGCTTTTAAAAATACTTTCGTTCTTCTTAACGAATCCCACGCGTTCTCTTCCAATCCCGTCGTGCCGCCGCGGAGATACACTTTTTCCCCAA is a window encoding:
- a CDS encoding GNAT family N-acetyltransferase, with protein sequence MLKKRDLQDCHALYELMVHPEVFPFVRQKAGSYEEFLFMTKQMIEAEERGELISRTILDEWGNPIGTISLFDIQDNAGFLGTWLGKPYHGQGYNRRAKEAFFHELFYELSIETVFMRIRKVNIRSIKAAEKLPYVTPANETRKNLLEQIGADVYNLYEITKDNYTLYTLRHPSTIEEEQRKEA
- a CDS encoding YfhE family protein, translating into MAEKRRVEKTKSTLTRAQEIAYSRDFKLADQAGGYTAKRSKH
- a CDS encoding YfhD family protein, which translates into the protein MGRSRGQKTRDKNKVTLPQVPKQLKSDGLDVEYSREFADYEDLEAQARAQAAGIRQSKARKK
- a CDS encoding glycosyltransferase family 8 protein is translated as MFHVLVTLDANYLPPLKVLMNSLFRNNNRPFTFYLLYSRIPDIEIELLKQFVERQGHQLVPIYVDSELFADAPVFRHYTAEMYYRLAAHQFLPLHLDRVLYLDPDIVAINPIDELYDMDFEGNMFIAAEHTHSTKVTNLFNKLRLKTPNAKGYFNTGVMMMNLEMMRKEVRMEDIYQFIRENRFKLVLPDQDVLNGLYWDKIKPVDGYRYNYDARYYDMIQLLPNPKHDLYWILENTIFIHYCGKDKPWKENYKGELGLFYKRYSDVLQLEGETT
- a CDS encoding NADP-dependent isocitrate dehydrogenase → MSKTPITVAYGDGIGPEIMDATLNILDAAGAQLDIETIEIGEKVYLRGGTTGLEENAWDSLRRTKVFLKAPITTPQGGGYKSLNVTIRKALGLYANVRPAVAYYPFVETKHPNMDVVIIRENEEDLYAGIEHRQTEQVYQCLKLITQPGSEKVIRYAFEYARSYGRKKVTCFVKDNIMKLTDGIFHRMFDEIGKEYPDIEKETWIVDIGAAKLANSPEEFDVIVMPNLYGDIMSDIAAQISGSVGLGGSANIGDQCAMFEAVHGSAPPLAGKNLANPSGLLLAAVMMLQHIGQPEVASRVHNAWLKTIEDGIHTFDIYREGISKQQVGTKEFAKAVIDRLGQLPEKLSPVSYKEAPKLHAVLKPRQKQKKELFGVDIFLDWDKGTAEELGKALEQFKVGNLKLRVITNRGVKVYPGGLPETFCTDHWRCRFHAEQGETIEHRQIAELYSQLVAAGYDCIKTENLYLFDGVPGFAAVHG